A region from the Corylus avellana chromosome ca7, CavTom2PMs-1.0 genome encodes:
- the LOC132188372 gene encoding uncharacterized protein LOC132188372, producing MDTGRKKVTRKMKEIPKTRWTVNCSVTARNLRKSDLCGVIFGCTYNTINECYSKQLFGLPATHFSYVENVGVGLPLFLFNYSDRKLHGLFEAASPGQLNIDPYGWTSDGSITPYAAQVKIRIRRHCQPLLEDQFKPVIAENYYKPRLFWFELDRDQTKKLISLFSSSPVIVDTSLPANAQKWGSLFKASSVQEGGSIEVPALEWDAHPGQASAEWESRHVPDPWGEEALIDEEVAEKDEETRGHDRSYASVMRDVKTSCPQKKWSDLLKDSNSSTARKKVEDFKTPALELKLPSSHQSNMKRESSGVAPCLDGGCNLSEAAADDWGIYNDQLVGLVPNIEVPYSSAAAETSSFPQRTSYETVPTVDKRWEAEGFKTAALHSHLAESNMQLNSSCVAPSLDIQRQFSKVCIDEGAAEIGYKQNIHSKPSGECSSFSSMKREMLLDDICLPEEPADLEMESSEPQFFVAKLQQENRELKLSHLKQVQTINSLEQDLVESRREIQSLKERIKMVERGSFPEIGLVTEKEVSSSDESHSDLDEKVLIAGGYDGSLWLPAFDCYSPSCDLIESLCPMSFVRSHASAAKLNGEIYLFGGAHDNVWYDTVESYDPLSDKWVTRPSLNQKKGGLGGVSLNRKFFAIGGGIQTQCFSEVEIFDLDIGRWIPTRSMLHKRSATAAAEINGTIYVVGGYDGKNYLNSVERFDPREQSWTRLENMSINRGSHSLAVLNDKLYAVGGHDGNRMVSSVEVFDPRVGSWMMGESLNDSRAYSGAAVIADSIYVIGGLNEDQGILDTVECYKEGHGWQLTNLKGVGKRCFFAAIVL from the exons ATGGATACAGGGAGGAAGAAAGTGACACGCAAGATGAAGGAAATACCTAAAACTCGGTGGACAGTGAATTGCAGTGTAACTGCAAGGAATCTACGGAAGAGTGACCTGTGTGGAGTGATCTTTGGCTGCACTTATAACACTATTAACGAATGTTATTCCAAACAGTTGTTCG GATTACCGGCTACACATTTCTCTTATGTAGAGAATGTTGGTGTtggtttgccacttttcttatTCAACTACAGTGATAGGAAGCTTCATGGACTGTTCGAGGCTGCAAGCCCAGGACAGTTGAATATTGATCCATATGGATGGACTTCAGATGGTTCAATTACCCCCTATGCTGCACAG GTCAAGATTCGAATCCGGAGGCATTGCCAACCCTTGCTGGAAGATCAGTTCAAACCTGTAATTGCTGAAAACTACTATAAACCAAGACTATTTTGGTTTGAACTAGACCGGGATCAAACAAAGAAGTTGATTTCATTGTTTTCATCTTCACCAGTCATTGTGGATACTTCCCTCCCTGCCAATGCACAGAAGTGGGGCAGTCTATTCAAAGCTTCATCTGTGCAGGAAGGTGGCAGCATTGAGGTGCCTGCATTAGAATGGGATGCTCATCCAGGCCAGGCCAGTGCAGAATGGGAATCCCGGCATGTTCCTGATCCATGGGGAGAAGAAGCTCTCATTGATGAGGAAGTGGCAGAAAAGGATGAGGAAACAAGAGGTCATGATCGATCTTACGCTTCTGTCATGAGAGATGTGAAGACTTCTTGTCCACAAAAAAAGTGGAGTGATTTGCTTAAAGATTCAAACAGTTCTACTGCAAGAAAGAAGGTCGAAGATTTTAAGACACCAGCTTTAGAACTAAAGCTTCCTAGCTCACACCAGTCCAACATGAAACGGGAGTCTTCAGGCGTTGCACCTTGTCTAGATGGAGGATGCAATCTTTCAGAAGCTGCTGCAGATGATTGGGGAATATATAATGACCAGCTTGTAGGCTTGGTTCCGAATATTGAGGTACCGTACTCTTCTGCTGCAGCAGAAACAAGTTCTTTTCCTCAGAGAACTTCATATGAAACGGTACCTACTGTTGATAAAAGATGGGAAGCTGAAGGTTTTAAGACAGCAGCTTTGCATTCTCATTTGGCTGAGTCCAATATGCAATTGAACTCTTCATGTGTTGCACCTTCTCTGGACATACAAAGACAGTTTTCAAAAGTTTGTATTGATGAGGGTGCAGCCGAAATAGGCTACAAGCAAAATATACACTCCAAACCAAGTGGCGAGTGCTCCTCATTTTCATCCATGAAAAGGGAGATGTTATTAGATGATATTTGCTTGCCAGAAGAACCAGCGGATTTAGAAATGGAGTCCTCTGAACCTCAGTTTTTTGTGGCTAAG TTACAGCAAGAAAATAGGGAGTTGAAATTGTCTCATTTAAAACAAGTACAAACAATCAATTCTTTGGAGCAGGATCTG gtTGAATCAAGAAGAGAAATTCAAAGTTTAAAAGAGCGAATCAAGATGGTAGAACGTGGGTCATTTCCTGAAATTGGACTTGTTACTGAAAAAGAAGTCAGCTCAAGTGATGAATCTCATTCAGACCTTGATGAGAAAGTACTTATTGCCGGAGGATATGATGGTTCTTTGTGGTTACCGGCTTTCGATTGTTACTCTCCTTCTTGTGATCTTATAGAATCCCTTTGTCCAATGAGTTTTGTACGTTCACATGCCTCAGCTGCAAAGCTAAATGGTGAAATTTACTTGTTTGGTGGTGCACATGATAATGTGTGGTATGATACAG TTGAATCCTACGACCCACTAAGTGATAAGTGGGTTACTCGTCCTTCATTGAATCAAAAGAAGGGAGGCTTAGGAGGAGTTTCTTTGAATCGGAAATTTTTTGCAATTGGTGGTGGAATTCAAACTCAATGTTTCTCAGAGGTGGAAATATTTGATCTAGACATAGGAAGGTGGATCCCCACTCGGTCAATGCTACACAAG AGATCCGCTACTGCTGCAGCAGAAATTAATGGCACAATCTATGTTGTTGGAGGATATGATGGAAAGAATTACTTGAA TTCAGTGGAAAGATTTGATCCTCGAGAACAATCATGGACTAGACTTGAGAATATGTCCATAAATAGAGGGTCTCATTCATTGGCTGTGCTGAATGACAAACT ATATGCTGTTGGCGGCCATGATGGAAATAGAATGGTTTCATCTGTTGAGGTCTTTGACCCTCGTGTCGGTTCATGGATGATGGGGGAATCCTTAAATGATTCAAGGGCTTATTCTGGTGCCGCTGTAATAGCAGATTCTATATATGTCATCGGGGGATTGAACGAAGACCAGGGGATATTGGACACG GTGGAATGTTACAAGGAGGGACACGGATGGCAGTTGACAAATCTTAAAGGCGTTGGGAAAAGATGCTTCTTTGCTGCCATTGTCTTATGA
- the LOC132186848 gene encoding biotin carboxyl carrier protein of acetyl-CoA carboxylase, chloroplastic: protein MESAVLQSFHHSVGTTSHVQPLLEKPGRVAVYNANCPVPSKFCSQGVAVNGKLIFSSTKRKGMIVSSAKASEATETSKSDVSTDGIIRGSLKKKTPFSATFPNGFEALVLEVCDETEIAELKLKVGEFEMHLKRNIGATKAPMSGISPVTPPPIPTEPMVESAPASPPPSPSKASNPFTNVPVEKSLKLAALEASGSTYVLVSSPTVGSFRRGRTVKGKKQPPICKEGDLIKEGQVIGYLDQFGTELPVKSDKAGEILKILFDEGEAVGYGDPLIAVLPSFHGIQ from the exons ATGGAGTCCGCTGTTCTCCAATCCTTTCAcc ATTCCGTAGGGACGACTTCACATGTGCAACCCTTACTTGAGAAGCCTGGCCGGGTAGCTGTATATAATGCCAACTGCCCCGTTCCAAGTAAATTCTGCTCTCAAGGTGTAGCGGTTAATGGGAAGCTCATATTTTCGTCAACAAAGCGGAAGGGGATGATAGTATCATCTGCAAAGGCATCTGAAGCTACTGAAACATCTAAGTCTGATG TTTCGACAGATGGCATTATCCGGGGCtcattgaagaagaaaacaccaTTCAGTGCTACTTTTCCTAATGGATTTGAG gCACTCGTGCTAGAGGTCTGTGACGAGACAGAAATTGCTGAGCTGAAACTAAAG GTTGGAGAATTTGAAATGCATCTGAAGCGGAACATTGGAGCCACGAAAGCTCCCATGTCTGGAATTTCACCAGTGACACCTCCACCTATTCCAACTGAACCCATGGTTGAATCGGCACCTGCTTCCCCACCACCATCACCATCGAAAGCTTCTAATCCATTTACGAATGTCCCGGTAGAGAAGTCCTTAAAGTTAGCAGCCTTAGAGGCTTCTGGATCCACATATGTCCTAGTATCATCTCCTACG GTTGGCTCATTTCGAAGGGGCAGAACAGTGAAAGGGAAGAAGCAACCTCCTATCTGTAAAGAG GGTGATTTGATAAAAGAAGGACAAGTGATTGGATATTTGGATCAATTTGGCACTGAACTTCCTGTGAAG TCGGATAAGGCTGGAGAAATCTTAAAGATCCTCTTTGATGAAGGAG AAGCTGTTGGTTATGGAGACCCTCTTATTGCCGTCTTGCCATCATTTCATGGTATCCAGTGA
- the LOC132188379 gene encoding uncharacterized protein LOC132188379, translating to MAASCAFPDIFGWIQNLPPITEWRKNSMSLCIYFSSSSQPSLNLSIAKNNQTPTLCFSINADFNLPVALWTSKPFKLGSKSTKLIDEETMSNIMVNFIEDVLRYSSNKNNSFLQLPRLDSTTNFKDMFNFAFLTLAILVCIYEAPADLRSGCLNALKSHLANCQSRQATKLLMKLLGSNLEEQWMRSLNLAITNWTVELQATHRSLKTPSPLFSYAISTLGLWKVHLYCPVIAMDVENSSSPSADERLLFSLTYHQLEGVVQFNYKVTVQPSWVEVIVNTDNIRCDVMRLVNETLLNQRGVGTAEKHFPSRISLQLTPTLQTNIVSLSVSKSSENPAREMGYEKSIEAGFEPSNPYLVLKATAGETMTMSLKPWKFEESVDGYSANLNWFLHDSMDGREVFSSKPTKLALLNPKAWFRDRYSSAYRPFTRQGGVIFAGDEYGERVCWKVDKSAVGRSMEWEIRGWIWLTYWPNKYKTFYAETRKLEFREIVHLSIGG from the exons ATGGCTGCTTCTTGTGCCTTCCCTGATATATTTGGCTGGATTCAGAACCTTCCACCAATCACAGAATGGAGAAAAAACTCCATGTCTCTCTGCATATATTTTTCAAGTTCATCCCAACCATCCCTCAATCTCTCCATAGCCAAAAACAACCAAACTCCAACACTCTGTTTTTCTATCAATGCAGATTTCAATCTCCCTGTCGCTCTTTGGACCTCAAAACCATTCAAGCTCGGTTCCAAATCCACAAAGTTGATAGACGAGGAAACCATGTCCAACATCATGGTCAATTTCATTGAAGATGTGCTTCGTTATAGCTCAAACAAGAACAACTCCTTCCTCCAGCTCCCTCGACTGGATTCCACGACCAACTTCAAAGACATGTTCAATTTCGCGTTTCTCACTCTAGCAATCCTCGTCTGCATCTATGAAGCTCCGGCAGATCTCCGTTCAGGATGTCTTAATGCTCTCAAGAGTCACCTGGCAAATTGTCAGTCAAGACAAGCAACAAAGCTGCTCATGAAACTCTTGGGATCTAATTTAGAAGAGCAATGGATGCGGTCCCTGAACCTTGCCATTACTAATTGGACTGTAGAGCTCCAAGCCACCCACCGCTCCCTCAAAACACCATCGCCCCTGTTCTCTTACGCAATTTCAACACTTGGGTTATGGAAGGTTCATCTGTATTGTCCTGTCATAGCCATGGATGTCGAAAATTCGAGCAGTCCTTCCGCTGATGAGCGACTGTTATTTTCTCTAACTTACCACCAACTTGAAGGCGTTGTCCAATTCAATTACAAAGTAACAGTTCAACCGAGTTGGGTTGAAGTGATAGTGAACACTGATAACATACG GTGTGACGTGATGAGACTTGTGAATGAGACCCTTCTGAATCAACGAGGAGTTGGAACAGCAGAAAAGCACTTCCCTTCACGAATTTCCTTGCAACTTACTCCAACTCTTCAGACGAACATAGTGAGCCTTTCAGTGAGCAAATCATCTGAGAACCCAGCAAGAGAGATGGGCTATGAAAAAAGTATAGAAGCAGGATTCGAACCCTCAAACCCTTACTTGGTACTCAAGGCGACCGCTGGAGAGACCATGACTATGAGCTTGAAGCCTTGGAAGTTTGAGGAATCCGTCGATGGTTATAGTGCAAACTTGAACTGGTTTCTTCACGATAGCATGGATGGAAGAGAAGTGTTCTCTTCCAAGCCTACAAAGCTTGCATTGCTTAACCCCAAGGCTTGGTTTAGAGACCGATACTCGAGCGCATACCGGCCTTTTACCCGGCAAGGAGGAGTGATATTCGCCGGCGACGAGTACGGCGAGAGAGTCTGCTGGAAGGTGGACAAAAGTGCCGTAGGAAGGAGCATGGAGTGGGAGATTCGAGGGTGGATTTGGTTAACATATTGGCCTAacaaatataaaacattttatgcTGAGACTAGGAAACTGGAATTTAGAGAAATCGTTCATCTTTCCATTGGTGGTTAG
- the LOC132188391 gene encoding protein RETICULATA-RELATED 5, chloroplastic-like, whose protein sequence is MKPHTYTGLDTPPPLHTSSSLRRSCAPPVNPLRHIVSRQVLAGKRRHIILSVSANQSPRVEHSRRHVLLAPVLATGAWVLRSALARAEDKATGTAAPEKSQALPAPTGEEKKEEPIVSRIYDATGIGEPMAVGKDKSKVWDKLMNARIVYLGEAEHVPIRDDKELELEIVRNLRKRCAECDRTISLALETFPCDMQEQLNQYMDKRIDGETLKSYASHWPPQRWQEYQPLLSYCRDNGIQLVACGTPLKVLRTVQAKGIHGLSKADRRVYAPPAGSGFISGFTSISRRSPTDMNSPSLSVPFGPGSYLSAQARVVEEYTMSQIILHNMVDGGVTGMLVVVTGASHVMYGSRGTGLPARISKKMQKKNQVVILLDPERQEIRTEGEVPVADFLWYSAARPCSRNCFDRAEIARVMNAAGRRRDALPQDLQKGLDLGLVSPEVLQNFFDLEQYPLISELTHSFQGFRERLLADPKFLHRLAIEEAISITTTLLAQYERRKENFFEELDYVITDTVRGSVVDFFTVWLPAPTLSFLSFANEINVPDSMDALQGLLGSIPDNAFQKIPAGKDWNLSHRVASVLFGGVKLASVGFISSIGAVAASNVLYAIRRFLNPALGAYQRNKRSPILKTAVVYGCFLGTSANLRYQIIAGIVEHRISDQFSSQILFVNMLSFLARTVNSYWGTQQWVDLARFTGLQSRRSGPPSYERPDSPKRAALGCNNTEDATVDEIKNP, encoded by the exons ATGAAGCCCCACACCTACACAGGTTTGGACACTCCACCACCATTACATACAAGCTCTAGTCTCCGCCGCTCATGTGCTCCACCTGTCAACCCTCTTCGCCACATCGTTTCCCGGCAGGTACTCGCCGGGAAACGCCGCCACATCATACTATCAGTCAGCGCGAACCAAAGTCCACGCGTCGAACATTCAAGACGGCACGTCTTACTCGCTCCTGTTCTGGCCACCGGCGCGTGGGTTCTGCGATCGGCGCTGGCGCGAGCGGAGGACAAGGCGACCGGCACGGCGGCTCCGGAGAAATCGCAGGCCCTGCCGGCTCCGACGGGTgaggagaagaaggaggagCCGATAGTTTCGAGGATTTACGACGCGACGGGGATCGGAGAGCCGATGGCGGTGGGAAAGGATAAGAGTAAGGTGTGGGATAAGCTGATGAACGCGAGGATTGTGTACTTAGGAGAGGCCGAGCACGTACCGATCCGAGACGATAAGGAATTGGAGCTTGAGATTGTGAGGAACTTGAGGAAACGGTGCGCAGAGTGTGATAGAACCATATCTTTGGCTCTGGAGACATTTCCTTGTGACATGCAGGAGCAGCTCAATCAGTATATGGATAAAAG GATAGATGGAGAAACATTGAAGTCTTATGCATCACATTGGCCGCCTCAACGTTGGCAGGAGTATCAGCCTCTTCTAAGCTACTGTCGAGATAATGGAATTCAGCTTGTTGCTTGTGGTACTCCGCTCAAG GTTTTAAGAACTGTCCAAGCAAAAGGAATTCATGGGCTTTCAAAGGCCGATCGTAGAGTATATGCTCCTCCAGCCGGTTCGGGCTTCATTTCGGGCTTCACTTCCATCTCACGCAGATCACCAACTGATATGAATTCTCCTAGTCTATCTGTTCCTTTTGGGCCAGGCTCATACTTATCTGCACAAGCAAGAGTGGTTGAGGAATATACCATGTCCCAGATCATTTTACACAACATGGTGGATGGAGGAGTGACTGGTATGCTAGTAGTGGTAACAGGTGCAAGCCATGTCATGTATGGATCTAGGGGGACTGGGCTGCCagcaagaatttcaaaaaagatGCAAAAGAAAAACCAGGTGGTTATATTACTTGATCCTGAAAGGCAAGAAATAAGGACTGAGGGAGAAGTTCCTGTTGCTGATTTCTTGTGGTATTCTGCTGCTAGACCCTGCAGTAGAAATTGTTTTGACCGTGCTGAAATTGCTCGAGTAATGAATGCAGCTGGCAGGAGGCGAGATGCTCTTCCCCAG GACCTTCAAAAAGGACTTGATCTTGGTTTAGTATCACCTGAGGTACTACAGAACTTCTTTGATTTGGAGCAATATCCTCTTATTTCAGAACTGACTCACAGTTTCCAG GGTTTCAGGGAAAGATTGTTGGCAGATCCCAAATTCTTGCATAGATTAGCTATAGAAGAAGCTATATCTATAACAACTACTCTCCTAGCACAGTACGAGAGGCGTAAAGAAAATTTCTTCGAAGAGCTTGACTATGTCATTACGGATACTGTCAGAGGATCGGTCGTTGATTTCTTCACAGTTTGGCTTCCTGCCCCAACTCTGTCGTTCCTTTCATTTGCTAATGAGATAAATGTGCCTGACAGCATGGATGCTTTGCAAGGTCTCCTTGGTTCCATCCCTGATAATGCTTTTCAAAAAATTCCTGCTGGGAAGGACTGGAATCTTAGTCACAGAGTTGCATCGGTGCTTTTTGGTGGTGTGAAACTTGCTAGTGTTGGATTTATTTCCAGCATTGGAGCTGTGGCTGCCTCAAATGTTTTATATGCAATTCGTAGATTTCTCAATCCAGCACTTGGTGCTTATCAACGTAATAAAAGATCACCAATACTCAAAACGGCAGTTGTCTATGGATGTTTTCTTGGAACATCGGCAAATCTTCGTTATCAG ATTATTGCTGGAATAGTGGAGCATCGGATTTCCGATCAATTTTCTTCTCAGATATTATTTGTAAATATGCTATCTTTTCTTGCTCGGACAGTCAACTCTTATTGGGGAACTCAG CAATGGGTTGATCTTGCACGGTTTACTGGACTGCAAAGTCGGAGGAGTGGACCACCCTCTTATGAAAGACCAGATTCTCCTAAACGTGCTGCATTGGGATGCAACAACACAGAAGATGCCACTGTGGATGAAATCAAGAATCCATGA
- the LOC132187311 gene encoding arogenate dehydrogenase 1, chloroplastic-like isoform X1, with protein sequence MSVSSSHSAASRILKISIVGFGPFAQFLSKTMIRQGHILRAVSRTDYSNLSAEMGITFFRDVDAFLEAEDDVILICTSILSLSEVLQSLPLHRLKRPTLFVDVLSVKEHPRNVLLQVLPEESDVLCTHPMFGSDSGKDGWKDLNFMYEKVRIRDEDICSSFLQIFESEGCKMLEMSCEEHDKMAARSQFITHVIGRTLSEMEIQSTSIDTKGFETLVHLKENTVRLSFDLFNGLFLRNRFAQQELENIELAFNKVKQKLVEKMNEEQNLNDAKHR encoded by the exons ATGTCTGTTTCATCCTCGCACTCTGCGGCCTCAAGAATTCTGAAAATAAGCATAGTAGGCTTCGGGCCCTTCGCACAATTCCTGTCAAAGACCATGATCAGACAAGGCCATATTCTACGGGCGGTTTCTCGGACAGATTACTCTAATCTCTCTGCCGAAATGGGTATAACATTCTTCAG GGACGTAGATGCGTTTCTTGAAGCCGAAGACGATGTCATTCTGATATGCACATCAATCCTATCTCTGTCAGAGGTTCTCCAGTCACTGCCACTCCATCGTCTGAAACGGCCAACACTTTTCGTCGATGTACTCTCAGTCAAAGAGCACCCAAGAAACGTTTTGTTGCAA GTACTGCCAGAGGAATCCGACGTGCTTTGCACTCACCCTATGTTTGGATCAGATAGCGGCAAAGATGGGTGGAAAGATCTAAACTTTATGTATGAGAAAGTTCGAATAAGAGATGAAGATATTTGCTCAAGCTTCCTCCAAATTTTTGAAAGCGAG GGATGCAAAATGCTGGAAATGTCTTGCGAAGAGCATGATAAGATGGCAGCTAGGAGCCAGTTTATAACTCACGTGATTGGCAG GACACTATCAGAAATGGAGATCCAGTCCACATCTATAGACACAAAGGGATTTGAGACACTTGTTCATTTG AAAGAGAACACCGTGAGACTTAGTTTTGATCTGTTTAACGGGTTATTTCTACGTAATAGGTTTGCCCAACAAGAG CTCGAAAACATTGAACTTGCCTTCAATAAAGTCAAACAGAAGCTGGTAGAGAAGATGAACGAGGAGCAGAATTTGAACGATGCTAAACACCGATGA
- the LOC132187144 gene encoding PRA1 family protein B3-like, translated as MASAPTIPISNPSQSSQAPIATPAFRLFISRISSSIRHGFSQRRPWYELVDRSAMTRPESLTEAYSRIRKNLGYFRVNYLTFLALVLALSLLSHPISLFVLLSLLGAWTFLYLFRQSDQPLVILGRTFSDRETLLGLSLLTIIVVFLTTVGSLLISALMVGFAIVCAHGAFRVPEDLFLDDQEPANAGFLSFLGGAASSAAAAAAPAVAARV; from the coding sequence ATGGCCTCCGCACCGACAATCCCAATCTCGAACCCGTCCCAATCCTCCCAGGCCCCGATCGCCACTCCCGCCTTTCGCTTGTTCATCTCACGGATCTCGTCCTCGATCCGCCATGGGTTCTCGCAGCGTCGCCCGTGGTACGAACTCGTGGACCGGAGCGCCATGACCCGACCCGAGTCCCTAACGGAGGCCTACTCTCGGATCCGCAAGAACCTCGGTTACTTTCGCGTGAACTACCTCACTTTCCTCGCCCTCGTTCTCGCGCTCTCGCTCCTCTCCCACCCTATCTCCCTCTTCGTCCTCCTCTCCCTTCTCGGCGCGTGGACCTTTCTCTACCTCTTCCGGCAGTCCGATCAGCCTCTGGTCATCCTCGGCCGCACGTTCTCCGACCGCGAAACCCTACTCGGCCTGTCCCTCTTGACTATCATCGTGGTCTTCCTTACCACCGTCGGATCGCTCCTGATCTCGGCGCTGATGGTCGGCTTCGCCATCGTCTGCGCGCACGGCGCGTTTAGGGTTCCCGAGGATCTCTTCCTGGACGACCAGGAGCCCGCGAATGCAGGGTTTCTCTCCTTCCTCGGCGGCGCTGCCTCCTCCGCTGCTGCAGCCGCCGCCCCGGCAGTCGCCGCACGCGTTTGA
- the LOC132187311 gene encoding arogenate dehydrogenase 1, chloroplastic-like isoform X2, producing the protein MSVSSSHSAASRILKISIVGFGPFAQFLSKTMIRQGHILRAVSRTDYSNLSAEMGITFFRDVDAFLEAEDDVILICTSILSLSEVLQSLPLHRLKRPTLFVDVLSVKEHPRNVLLQVLPEESDVLCTHPMFGSDSGKDGWKDLNFMYEKVRIRDEDICSSFLQIFESEGCKMLEMSCEEHDKMAARSQFITHVIGRTLSEMEIQSTSIDTKGFETLVHLLENIELAFNKVKQKLVEKMNEEQNLNDAKHR; encoded by the exons ATGTCTGTTTCATCCTCGCACTCTGCGGCCTCAAGAATTCTGAAAATAAGCATAGTAGGCTTCGGGCCCTTCGCACAATTCCTGTCAAAGACCATGATCAGACAAGGCCATATTCTACGGGCGGTTTCTCGGACAGATTACTCTAATCTCTCTGCCGAAATGGGTATAACATTCTTCAG GGACGTAGATGCGTTTCTTGAAGCCGAAGACGATGTCATTCTGATATGCACATCAATCCTATCTCTGTCAGAGGTTCTCCAGTCACTGCCACTCCATCGTCTGAAACGGCCAACACTTTTCGTCGATGTACTCTCAGTCAAAGAGCACCCAAGAAACGTTTTGTTGCAA GTACTGCCAGAGGAATCCGACGTGCTTTGCACTCACCCTATGTTTGGATCAGATAGCGGCAAAGATGGGTGGAAAGATCTAAACTTTATGTATGAGAAAGTTCGAATAAGAGATGAAGATATTTGCTCAAGCTTCCTCCAAATTTTTGAAAGCGAG GGATGCAAAATGCTGGAAATGTCTTGCGAAGAGCATGATAAGATGGCAGCTAGGAGCCAGTTTATAACTCACGTGATTGGCAG GACACTATCAGAAATGGAGATCCAGTCCACATCTATAGACACAAAGGGATTTGAGACACTTGTTCATTTG CTCGAAAACATTGAACTTGCCTTCAATAAAGTCAAACAGAAGCTGGTAGAGAAGATGAACGAGGAGCAGAATTTGAACGATGCTAAACACCGATGA